The sequence CAAAAAATCTCTACATCTTTATAAGTGTGATAATATAATTAGGCAGAGAAAATTGTCAAGCCATTTTTTATATTTTTTGTATAAAACTTACTTCTTGGATTAGAAATTGAGTATCGTTGAGCAAGAACTTTTTCGCTTGGGGCTTAGGTAAAACCAGACTGTCCTTATAGATATCTAACTAAGCTAAAATTTGTTAAAAAACTAGCTCAAAGGATTAAAGATTTATCAATCAATGCCCTGTTTCTTAACTAATAGTGTTGTTAAAGAGTCTAATATATAAATTTCTTGACTGAATAGCTGTTTAAAAAAGTATTTAATACTTAAATATAAAGTGACCAAGGGAGGTTAATAATGATACGCAATCAATTATACATCGGCTTGCTTATTTTATTACTCGGTATAGTAGTTTTTTTAGGATGTAGTTCTGGAAGAGCTTTACCAGATAGTCAAAGATTGGCTGGTCCCGCAAGAGTTAATATGCGTTCTGGTAATACTTACATGAATTTACAAGAGTATGATTTGGCTTTAGAGAGATATCTGGAAGTAGTTGAGGAAAATCCTCAATATATTGAAGCATTGAAGAACATAGGAGATATTTACTTTTATTATGCAGAAAACAGACCGGGTCAAGCAGTAAGCCATTACAACGAATCTTACAACTATTACAATCGTGCTATAAATGCTCATGAAGAGATAAGCAAAGTTGGTGATTTCCCTCAATTTGATGATATTATTGATGATGCACAATTGAAGAGAAGAGCAGCATGGGCACGTTTGTTTAACTTAGGACAGGAAAGACACAGTCAACAGCAAGATCAGGAAGCTTTGAAGATATTCTATAACCTATCGCAATTAACACCGGATAGTACTAATACATATATCATGATAGCATCCATTTATCAGTTCCAGGGAGATATGGACAGAGCTGCTGATTATTTCAAAACCATTGCCCAGATTGATCCTAATGATACGACTTCAAGAAAAAACTTAGCTGCTTATTACTTTAACAAACAAGATTATCCAGAAACAATTAGATGGTATGAAGAGGTAGTTGATATTGATCCAAATGATGCCGACAGTTATTATATGATGGGGATAGTTTATACCAATATGGAAAACAAACAAAATGAAGCTTTAGCTGCTTTCGAAAGAGCTTATGAATTAGATAACGACTTTATCGATGCAGCTATTAATGCAGGATATATAGCTTTTGATCTACAAAAACATGATAAAACGGTTTTTTACTTCAAAAAAGTTATAGAATTTGAACCGGAAAATAAAGAAGTGTTGTTACTATTACTTTATACTTTCAATTATGAACAGAATTTT is a genomic window of Candidatus Cloacimonadota bacterium containing:
- a CDS encoding tetratricopeptide repeat protein codes for the protein MIRNQLYIGLLILLLGIVVFLGCSSGRALPDSQRLAGPARVNMRSGNTYMNLQEYDLALERYLEVVEENPQYIEALKNIGDIYFYYAENRPGQAVSHYNESYNYYNRAINAHEEISKVGDFPQFDDIIDDAQLKRRAAWARLFNLGQERHSQQQDQEALKIFYNLSQLTPDSTNTYIMIASIYQFQGDMDRAADYFKTIAQIDPNDTTSRKNLAAYYFNKQDYPETIRWYEEVVDIDPNDADSYYMMGIVYTNMENKQNEALAAFERAYELDNDFIDAAINAGYIAFDLQKHDKTVFYFKKVIEFEPENKEVLLLLLYTFNYEQNFEDMLEYGQKLYAIDNQSIEAVQFVILAASRLNLPDIQKEYLEILNRLE